The following proteins are co-located in the Candidatus Cloacimonadota bacterium genome:
- the elbB gene encoding isoprenoid biosynthesis glyoxalase ElbB, with the protein MALYTNKKVGVVLAGCGVKDGSEIHEATLTLLYLDRAKSDAIIMAPDCNQMDVVNHLTEEVISAESRNILIESARIARGNIRDIKKVNSGDMDGLIFPGGFGAAKNLCDFAVKGENFTVNPEVEKLILEMHEAKKPVGFICIAPVIAAKVLGKFHPKITIGDDEGTANIIETLGAQHINCPVNDIIVDENNNIVTTPAYMLGPSIAYISKGIEKLVNKVLELS; encoded by the coding sequence ATGGCATTATATACTAACAAAAAAGTCGGCGTAGTCCTTGCTGGATGCGGAGTTAAGGATGGAAGCGAAATCCACGAGGCTACATTAACTTTGCTTTATCTGGATAGAGCAAAGTCAGATGCAATAATTATGGCTCCTGACTGCAACCAAATGGATGTGGTCAATCATCTGACTGAAGAAGTGATTTCAGCTGAGTCCAGAAATATACTTATTGAATCTGCCAGAATTGCAAGAGGGAATATTAGAGATATTAAGAAAGTTAATAGTGGTGATATGGACGGCTTGATTTTCCCAGGCGGATTTGGAGCTGCCAAGAATCTCTGCGACTTCGCCGTGAAGGGTGAAAATTTTACCGTTAATCCAGAAGTGGAAAAGCTTATCTTAGAAATGCACGAAGCAAAAAAACCTGTGGGATTTATTTGCATAGCACCTGTAATTGCTGCCAAAGTACTTGGAAAATTCCACCCAAAGATTACTATTGGTGATGATGAAGGAACCGCGAACATAATTGAAACACTCGGAGCCCAACATATCAATTGTCCGGTAAATGATATTATCGTTGACGAAAATAATAATATTGTTACTACACCTGCATATATGCTTGGACCAAGCATTGCTTATATCAGTAAAGGAATTGAGAAGTTGGTGAATAAAGTGCTGGAGTTGTCTTGA
- a CDS encoding Mut7-C RNAse domain-containing protein, with product MKTVHLRFYEELNDFLPLEKRKIRFSHSFKNNPSIKDMIESLGIPHTQVDFILSNNNAVDFNYIVQNGDEISVYPVFESLDIQNISKLRPTPLRQIKFIADVHLGKLARYLRMLGFDTLYQNNYTPNQILKISKLEKRIILTKSRELLKRKEVTHGYCITESNLEIRLKRVLNRFNLYDSIIPFSRCMICNTNLESVSKEKIIDRIPKKVKEWQKEFKICPNCNKIYWKGTHYESMMKFINSLNKNKT from the coding sequence ATGAAAACAGTACATTTGAGATTTTATGAAGAATTAAATGATTTTCTGCCATTAGAAAAAAGAAAAATAAGATTTTCTCACTCATTTAAAAATAATCCATCAATCAAAGATATGATTGAGTCTTTGGGAATTCCTCATACTCAAGTTGACTTCATTCTTTCTAATAACAACGCTGTTGATTTTAATTATATTGTTCAAAACGGAGATGAGATTTCTGTATATCCTGTTTTTGAATCATTAGATATACAAAATATATCAAAATTGCGACCAACACCTTTACGACAAATAAAATTTATTGCTGATGTGCATCTGGGAAAGTTGGCTCGGTATTTAAGGATGCTCGGATTTGATACACTTTATCAAAATAATTATACCCCAAACCAAATCTTAAAAATATCTAAATTAGAGAAAAGAATTATATTGACTAAAAGCAGAGAGTTGCTAAAAAGAAAAGAGGTAACTCACGGATATTGTATTACCGAATCAAATCTTGAAATACGATTGAAAAGAGTTCTAAACCGTTTTAACCTTTATGATAGCATCATTCCTTTTTCCAGATGTATGATTTGCAATACAAACTTGGAATCAGTTAGCAAAGAAAAAATTATTGATAGAATTCCAAAAAAAGTTAAAGAATGGCAGAAGGAATTTAAAATCTGCCCTAACTGTAATAAAATTTATTGGAAAGGAACTCATTACGAAAGTATGATGAAATTTATCAATTCTTTGAATAAAAATAAAACATAA
- a CDS encoding glycerol-3-phosphate acyltransferase yields the protein MDETLLTFILAITAYFLGSISFSYIITKKVAGKDIRNIDIKNAGAYNVALNVGKKYGIIVGILDALKTLVIVLVGSLIGLSPINTIIAASLGIVGHCFPIFHNFYGGKGAASAIGIFAYYIPFELLISLIPAVIIALTIHKLGTTPIFIIGFSPIISIITKRPASIILALTYIALLTGILNAIIIIAKREKKVMAER from the coding sequence ATGGATGAAACACTTTTAACATTTATTTTAGCAATAACAGCCTATTTTCTCGGTTCAATATCTTTTAGTTATATCATTACAAAGAAGGTTGCTGGTAAGGATATTCGCAACATTGATATAAAGAATGCAGGAGCTTATAATGTCGCACTAAATGTCGGTAAAAAATATGGTATTATCGTTGGAATATTAGATGCCTTGAAAACACTTGTTATTGTTTTGGTTGGGAGCTTAATTGGGCTAAGTCCAATAAATACTATCATTGCTGCATCATTGGGCATAGTTGGTCATTGCTTCCCGATCTTTCACAATTTTTATGGCGGTAAAGGTGCTGCAAGTGCAATCGGCATTTTTGCTTACTACATTCCATTTGAATTGCTAATAAGTCTTATACCTGCTGTAATTATTGCACTCACTATTCATAAATTAGGGACTACACCAATTTTCATTATCGGATTTTCACCTATTATTTCCATTATCACAAAAAGACCAGCATCTATTATTTTAGCTTTAACATATATCGCATTACTTACAGGTATATTAAATGCAATAATAATTATTGCAAAAAGAGAGAAGAAAGTAATGGCTGAACGATAA
- a CDS encoding DegV family protein, producing MKKKILIITEDNLGMANNQIEYDDIKFLRYPVIINDKEYRESEEFTAQYLINRFKKEKISVHSQALIKKDLVDIIEENKNKYNIIIHVVMGSNMSAATFRIAESVRKEYEKVIPIINIDTKQVVSGVGSILIRLTEILQDIDDINDVEKLIKEVIETTYTYFVLPDLNFLYRGGRIGKAKSLMGSLLRIIPVVGLFGEEEDPKIMPIGKARTFSGVNKIIIDNIKSKMKKYNLEKIKLVTLYDTEENKSDALKNLKEQVKNEINFEKMVIGKLRFVEAVYIGPKGWVITFVLR from the coding sequence ATGAAAAAGAAAATATTAATTATAACCGAAGATAATCTCGGAATGGCAAATAATCAGATTGAATATGATGATATTAAGTTTCTTAGATATCCTGTAATAATTAATGATAAAGAATATCGTGAAAGTGAAGAATTTACTGCACAGTATCTAATCAATCGTTTCAAAAAAGAAAAGATTTCAGTTCATTCGCAAGCTCTCATAAAAAAAGACCTGGTAGATATCATTGAAGAAAATAAAAACAAATATAACATCATCATACATGTTGTTATGGGAAGTAATATGTCTGCTGCTACTTTTCGGATAGCAGAATCAGTTAGAAAAGAATATGAAAAGGTTATTCCTATTATTAATATTGATACAAAACAAGTCGTTTCTGGCGTTGGCTCAATTCTTATTAGACTTACAGAAATTTTACAAGATATTGATGATATTAATGATGTAGAAAAACTTATAAAAGAGGTTATTGAAACAACATATACATATTTTGTATTGCCTGATTTAAATTTCCTATATCGTGGTGGTAGGATTGGAAAAGCAAAATCTCTTATGGGTTCATTATTAAGAATTATTCCAGTCGTTGGCTTGTTTGGAGAAGAAGAAGATCCAAAAATTATGCCTATTGGTAAAGCAAGAACTTTTTCTGGAGTTAATAAAATAATAATTGACAACATAAAATCAAAAATGAAAAAATATAATTTAGAAAAGATTAAATTAGTTACTTTATATGATACAGAAGAGAATAAATCAGATGCTCTTAAAAATTTAAAAGAGCAAGTAAAGAATGAAATAAATTTTGAAAAGATGGTTATAGGTAAATTAAGATTTGTAGAAGCTGTTTATATAGGACCCAAAGGATGGGTAATTACATTTGTTCTTAGATAA
- a CDS encoding DAK2 domain-containing protein, which produces MAKKISKENVLTTSQLDKIIRDGFYFLSIKKNAINNLNVFPVPDGDTGLNMYLTLQSPLNDLKKYNLKKLSIIQYLQIFANNTILNSRGCSGVILALFIKGITEKLQTIKNSNDILNSDVASALKNAYRLAYRETTNPKEGTILTMMRVFSDSFSNLSSDDKDPIGIIRTILPIMEDTLSKTPEMLPILKKAGVVDSGALGFLIILKGMFIGMEYNGTIIKPLANISNILMINRYMKSIFLKNKHRKKSNIIKTILMSFPTKNINNLSLANILKQANNLLQKDDKSIKQNIIQKSNALSESWNPDLVYRYCTEFILVSDRITKNNLQRKLESIGDSLIIIQDKNHYKIHIHTNKPKVLLKQCSDYGEISSTKIDDMKKQHRNLISEDKAYYDKDKAVLIIVNGDGFAKILTGLGATDILNYNKTKPSVNHIQNALLKTRAKNVIIACDDKDILPSIKSAITFAKNNVELIETKDIIQTISMMYNYSNTIDIINNAKIMRSNLNNIKHCKIARATRNFEENDFFVNKGDYFTICQNKIILSGTKIIDAIIQSINKIKKNESLITLYKGKIKIIDNNFLPILKSKFNGIEFEKYYGGQRKYNYYITFE; this is translated from the coding sequence ATGGCAAAAAAAATATCAAAAGAAAATGTTTTAACAACAAGTCAATTAGACAAGATTATTCGTGATGGTTTCTACTTTCTTTCCATAAAGAAGAATGCTATTAATAATCTCAATGTATTTCCCGTTCCTGATGGCGATACTGGCTTGAATATGTATCTTACACTTCAGAGTCCTTTAAATGATTTAAAGAAATATAATCTAAAAAAATTATCTATAATTCAATATCTACAGATATTTGCAAATAACACAATTCTCAATAGTAGGGGTTGTTCTGGGGTTATTTTAGCACTCTTTATTAAAGGTATAACAGAAAAACTCCAGACCATAAAAAATTCAAATGATATACTTAACAGCGATGTGGCTTCAGCTTTAAAAAATGCCTATAGATTAGCTTACAGGGAAACAACTAACCCAAAAGAAGGCACAATCCTTACTATGATGAGAGTGTTTTCGGATTCCTTTTCTAATCTTTCTTCCGATGACAAAGACCCAATTGGTATTATTAGAACTATACTACCTATCATGGAAGATACATTGAGTAAAACTCCTGAAATGTTGCCAATTCTGAAAAAAGCAGGGGTTGTTGACTCCGGAGCATTAGGTTTTCTTATAATTCTAAAAGGAATGTTTATTGGTATGGAGTATAATGGGACAATAATTAAACCTCTTGCAAATATCTCAAATATCCTTATGATAAATAGATATATGAAATCAATCTTTCTGAAAAATAAACATAGAAAAAAAAGTAACATCATCAAAACCATACTTATGAGTTTTCCCACCAAAAACATCAATAACTTATCACTTGCCAATATATTGAAACAGGCTAATAACCTTCTGCAAAAAGACGATAAATCAATCAAACAAAATATTATACAAAAAAGTAATGCTTTATCTGAATCATGGAATCCAGATTTAGTTTACAGATATTGCACAGAATTTATCTTGGTATCCGATAGAATTACTAAGAATAATTTACAGAGAAAATTAGAAAGTATTGGTGACAGCCTTATTATTATTCAAGATAAAAATCATTATAAAATTCATATCCATACAAATAAGCCAAAAGTCTTACTAAAACAGTGTTCTGATTACGGAGAAATCTCCTCAACAAAAATAGATGATATGAAAAAACAACACCGCAATCTAATATCTGAAGATAAAGCTTATTATGACAAAGACAAAGCCGTGCTGATTATCGTAAATGGTGATGGCTTTGCAAAAATATTAACAGGCTTGGGAGCAACAGATATCCTTAATTACAATAAAACTAAACCTTCTGTTAATCATATACAAAATGCCTTATTGAAAACAAGAGCAAAAAATGTTATTATTGCTTGTGATGATAAAGACATCTTGCCATCAATTAAATCCGCTATAACATTCGCTAAAAATAATGTTGAACTCATTGAAACAAAGGATATTATACAAACCATAAGTATGATGTATAATTATTCAAATACAATTGATATTATTAATAATGCAAAAATAATGAGAAGTAATCTTAATAATATCAAACATTGTAAAATTGCTCGTGCAACAAGAAATTTTGAAGAAAATGACTTCTTTGTTAATAAAGGTGATTATTTTACAATCTGTCAAAATAAAATCATTCTTTCAGGAACAAAAATTATTGATGCAATTATTCAATCTATTAATAAGATAAAAAAGAATGAGTCTTTGATAACTTTGTATAAAGGTAAAATTAAAATAATTGATAATAATTTCTTACCTATTTTAAAATCAAAATTTAATGGTATTGAATTTGAAAAATATTATGGTGGACAGAGAAAATACAACTATTACATAACTTTTGAATGA
- a CDS encoding sigma-54 dependent transcriptional regulator: MNILVVDDEKNIRRTLTNILEDEHYKVITTESGENALNILSKEIIDLMLLDVKLPGMDGIEVLKLIKKDFPGIDVIMISGHSTIKIAVQAVKMGAYDFLEKPLSLHKIVISAKNIAEKRKLFQKFQQESKDLESQYRMIGVSAEFYKIRDMINKVSATDSKVLIRGESGTGKELVAFAIHNKSARKNTLFVKFNSAAIPNELVESELFGYEKGAFTGANKQKFGKLEIADEGTLFLDEIGDMNLNAQAKILRVIQEGKFERVGSNKTISIDVRILAATNKNLENMIESGEFREDLFYRLNVIPIIIPPLRERKTDIAVLLNYYLDYFAAELKVHPKKPSSSAMKILQNYSFPGNVRELKNLVERLYILTSENTITEDDVKPHIINYKTKNSNPPFFETKSYSKARAEFEVYYLKKQLEKFNWNISITAKKLSLQQSNLSRKIKELGIEKH, from the coding sequence ATGAACATATTAGTCGTTGACGACGAAAAAAATATTCGCCGAACACTTACAAATATTTTAGAAGACGAGCATTATAAAGTCATTACAACTGAAAGTGGCGAAAACGCATTAAATATATTATCAAAAGAAATTATAGATTTAATGCTTCTTGATGTAAAACTACCAGGAATGGACGGCATAGAAGTTTTAAAACTGATTAAAAAAGATTTTCCTGGTATTGATGTAATTATGATTTCCGGACATAGCACAATTAAGATTGCTGTTCAAGCAGTAAAAATGGGTGCTTATGACTTCTTAGAAAAACCACTTTCTTTACATAAGATTGTTATCTCAGCAAAAAATATAGCTGAAAAGAGAAAACTATTCCAAAAATTCCAGCAGGAATCCAAGGATTTAGAATCACAATACAGAATGATAGGTGTTTCTGCAGAATTTTATAAAATACGAGATATGATTAACAAAGTTAGTGCCACTGACAGTAAGGTTCTAATCAGAGGAGAAAGCGGTACTGGAAAAGAGCTTGTTGCATTTGCTATTCATAATAAAAGTGCAAGAAAAAATACTCTATTTGTAAAATTTAATTCTGCTGCAATCCCAAATGAACTCGTAGAAAGTGAACTTTTTGGATATGAAAAAGGAGCATTTACTGGAGCTAATAAGCAAAAATTTGGTAAACTTGAAATTGCTGATGAAGGAACTCTGTTTTTAGATGAAATTGGCGATATGAATCTTAACGCACAGGCAAAAATTCTACGAGTAATCCAAGAAGGCAAATTTGAACGAGTCGGAAGCAATAAAACCATAAGTATTGATGTTAGAATCTTAGCTGCTACAAATAAAAATCTTGAGAATATGATTGAATCAGGAGAATTCCGCGAAGACCTGTTCTATAGATTGAATGTAATCCCAATTATAATTCCCCCATTAAGAGAAAGAAAAACCGATATCGCTGTCCTATTAAATTATTATCTTGACTATTTTGCAGCAGAACTAAAAGTTCATCCCAAAAAGCCTTCAAGCTCAGCAATGAAAATCTTGCAGAATTATAGTTTTCCCGGTAATGTACGAGAATTAAAAAATTTGGTTGAAAGATTATACATCTTAACAAGCGAAAATACAATTACAGAAGATGATGTTAAACCGCATATTATTAATTATAAAACAAAAAATTCGAATCCTCCATTTTTTGAAACAAAATCTTATTCTAAAGCGAGAGCTGAATTTGAAGTCTATTATTTAAAAAAGCAATTAGAAAAATTCAATTGGAATATAAGCATTACTGCGAAAAAATTATCCCTTCAGCAATCAAATCTATCACGAAAAATAAAGGAATTAGGAATTGAAAAGCACTGA
- a CDS encoding ATP-binding protein: MKLPSFRIQILIIFLILFSAFAIFTRNFFINEFRGYVNDIKAIELEQKIRNIYNKHKDVVKKEEVEPALSDLYQIQLAADHFEKNIKIYSISIVIFIVLVVFAIFMIFTSMITRPLSRLQEMTEKVAKGDLSARAKESKYSPINKLIVTFNRRISELEASRDKLIQAEKDMMWREMAQVIAHEIKNPLTPLRLSAQRLEQKYYNKNSDFDKVFSDSIEIINDEIDNLQTLVQEFSKFARMPSANFIHYNLNDQIKEIVTPYESKVNIQLDLDGNLPKFYGDKMQMKQVSVNLIQNAIQSIKGSDGAISIITKYESPKFIITIEDNGEGIKDEDINRIFRPYFTKREKGTGLGLAIVKRIVSQHNGRIEVESEKGRGTKFTITFLPKG; the protein is encoded by the coding sequence ATGAAATTACCTTCTTTCAGAATTCAAATACTAATAATTTTTCTTATACTATTTTCAGCTTTTGCGATTTTTACAAGAAATTTTTTTATTAACGAATTTCGAGGATATGTTAATGATATCAAAGCCATTGAACTGGAACAAAAGATCCGTAATATTTATAATAAACACAAAGATGTTGTAAAAAAAGAAGAAGTTGAACCGGCTCTTTCCGATTTATATCAAATACAATTAGCTGCCGATCATTTTGAAAAAAACATAAAAATATATTCTATATCTATTGTTATTTTTATCGTCCTGGTAGTTTTTGCTATATTTATGATTTTTACCAGCATGATAACCAGACCTCTAAGTCGGTTGCAAGAAATGACAGAAAAAGTAGCAAAAGGTGATTTGAGTGCCAGAGCTAAAGAAAGCAAATATTCTCCAATTAACAAATTAATTGTTACCTTCAATAGAAGAATCAGTGAATTAGAAGCAAGCCGCGATAAACTAATCCAAGCGGAAAAAGATATGATGTGGCGTGAAATGGCTCAAGTTATAGCTCATGAAATCAAAAATCCACTCACTCCGCTGCGATTATCTGCTCAAAGATTAGAACAGAAATATTATAATAAAAATTCTGACTTTGATAAAGTTTTCTCGGATTCAATTGAAATTATAAATGACGAAATAGATAATCTCCAAACTTTAGTGCAAGAGTTTTCAAAATTTGCCAGAATGCCTTCTGCCAATTTTATCCATTATAATCTGAATGACCAGATTAAAGAAATTGTAACTCCTTATGAGAGTAAGGTAAACATCCAACTTGACTTAGACGGAAATCTGCCAAAGTTTTATGGTGATAAGATGCAGATGAAACAGGTATCTGTAAACTTGATTCAAAACGCAATTCAATCAATCAAGGGTAGCGATGGTGCAATATCAATTATTACAAAATATGAATCCCCAAAATTCATCATCACAATAGAAGATAATGGAGAAGGAATAAAGGATGAGGATATCAATAGAATTTTCCGACCATATTTTACAAAAAGAGAAAAAGGAACTGGGCTTGGACTTGCAATTGTAAAAAGGATTGTCAGCCAACATAATGGCAGAATTGAGGTGGAAAGTGAGAAAGGAAGAGGAACGAAATTTACAATAACCTTCCTTCCAAAGGGTTGA
- a CDS encoding DUF4390 domain-containing protein: MLSAITQKITSLIVAAGSLFLSSVTGTNAVFKDVEIIRYDNKIVCSATLSNCFNEELDKIFLSGEIIRINFVIQTFEKGNKEPIDEKNFYHHIKYDLVDQYFEIYLSEKDDDIISEDITESKTKLAKIEEFEVIKTDLLELGRKYYIKLTASMEPIYLNALKKNIDLMIYWNNKKASCKSKVFEKSILKS; encoded by the coding sequence ATGCTAAGTGCAATAACACAAAAAATAACCTCATTAATCGTTGCTGCTGGCTCTCTATTTCTATCATCAGTAACAGGTACAAATGCTGTTTTTAAAGATGTTGAAATAATCAGATATGACAATAAAATTGTATGCTCAGCAACTCTTTCTAATTGCTTTAATGAAGAATTGGATAAAATTTTTCTATCTGGTGAGATAATCAGGATAAATTTTGTAATCCAGACTTTTGAAAAAGGTAATAAAGAACCAATTGATGAAAAGAACTTCTATCACCACATTAAATACGACCTTGTTGATCAATATTTTGAAATATATCTTTCTGAAAAGGATGATGATATTATCTCAGAAGATATTACTGAATCAAAAACAAAACTTGCAAAAATAGAAGAATTTGAAGTTATTAAAACTGACCTTTTGGAATTAGGTAGAAAGTATTACATAAAATTAACTGCTTCAATGGAACCTATATATTTAAATGCTCTGAAAAAAAATATTGATTTGATGATATATTGGAATAATAAAAAGGCTTCCTGCAAATCAAAAGTATTTGAGAAATCTATATTAAAATCATGA
- a CDS encoding DUF4097 family beta strand repeat-containing protein: MIKAKFLKLKIIIILFIFLFSLSACIEIHINGESFKYGDKVKVKGVVLENKRTIPIRDSKNYGKFNAEIHHGNIELIGNNIYDLEVEIYEMTTDDVTLFFDNGILTAKTKSDAPFAIGSIKGTVPNDIEISIDSGAGNFQLSDFTGSDVNFDSGAGNVKIRDCNIKNLTGDTGAGNVKMSNLRAENIDIDTGAGNIRLTDVISRSIDCDTGVGNISATTCAAHNVYLDTGIGNISISDCQFKEKNISTGLGRIKNTNIKPEKSNVKEL, encoded by the coding sequence ATGATAAAAGCAAAATTTCTAAAGCTAAAAATTATTATCATACTTTTTATATTTCTTTTTTCTCTTTCCGCTTGCATAGAAATTCACATTAATGGTGAATCTTTTAAGTATGGCGATAAAGTAAAAGTCAAAGGAGTTGTATTAGAAAATAAAAGAACCATCCCGATTAGAGACTCAAAAAATTATGGAAAGTTCAATGCTGAAATTCATCACGGAAATATTGAACTTATAGGAAATAATATCTACGATTTAGAAGTGGAGATCTACGAAATGACCACTGACGATGTTACTTTGTTTTTTGATAATGGCATACTTACAGCTAAGACTAAATCCGACGCACCTTTTGCAATTGGAAGTATAAAGGGCACTGTGCCTAATGATATTGAGATTTCAATAGACTCTGGTGCTGGCAATTTTCAGCTAAGCGATTTTACTGGCAGTGATGTAAATTTTGATTCAGGCGCAGGAAATGTAAAGATTAGAGACTGCAATATAAAAAATCTAACTGGTGATACGGGTGCCGGAAATGTAAAAATGTCAAACTTAAGAGCGGAAAATATTGATATTGATACAGGTGCTGGAAATATAAGACTGACTGATGTAATATCACGAAGCATTGATTGTGATACAGGTGTTGGAAATATTTCGGCTACTACCTGTGCAGCTCACAATGTCTATCTTGATACAGGTATTGGAAATATTTCAATTTCGGATTGCCAATTCAAAGAGAAAAATATTTCAACTGGGCTCGGTAGAATCAAAAATACAAATATAAAACCAGAAAAGTCAAATGTAAAAGAATTATAA
- a CDS encoding S9 family peptidase: protein MSIKRVTIALLFLFIIVSWGCSFQERQPIIIPMKDFFRNPEKASFQLSPDGEHISFLQPWENRMNVHIQKIGEDKVTRITDATERDIWYYFWVNNNRIVFLQDKGGDEFFKLYAVDIDGSNLKVLTPFEKVKIRMVDDLEDNEEEMIISTNKRNPQIFDVYRININTGKIEMIAKNPGNISYWVTDHDGKLRIAIATDGVNKSLLYRPTEKEPFQVIEKTSFKETIAPLFFTFDNKNLYVSSNIGRDKDAIYEYDLENKKLGKLIYENPEVDVGRLMKSRKRKKITGVNYYTDKAQVHFLDDERKQLHDDLEKLLPEYEVATYDFSKDEMKCLIVTYSDRKRSTYYYYNRETKELMKLAETSPWINEDEMAVMKPITYKSRDGLTINGYLTLPKGVKPKNLPVVINPHGGPWARDRWGYNPQVQFLANRGYAVLQMNFRGSTGYGRKFWEASFKQWGKTMQDDITDGVNWLIEKGIADPNRIGIYGGSYGGYATLAGLAFTPDLYACGVDYVGVSNIFSWMKAFPPYMKPYIEMIYEMVGDPEKDKELLESASPLFHVDKIKAPLLIAQGANDPRVPKTESDQIVEALEEKGIEVSYMVKDNEGHGFMNEENRFDFYRAMEKFLHGHLGGRVEKQN from the coding sequence ATGAGTATTAAAAGAGTTACAATTGCTTTACTTTTTCTATTTATAATTGTATCCTGGGGATGTTCTTTTCAGGAACGACAACCTATAATTATTCCTATGAAGGACTTCTTTAGAAATCCTGAGAAAGCAAGTTTTCAACTTTCGCCTGATGGAGAGCACATCTCTTTTCTACAACCCTGGGAAAATCGTATGAATGTTCATATTCAAAAAATCGGAGAAGACAAAGTAACAAGAATTACTGACGCAACAGAAAGGGATATCTGGTATTACTTTTGGGTAAATAATAATCGTATTGTATTTCTACAGGATAAAGGTGGCGATGAATTTTTCAAATTATACGCAGTGGATATTGATGGCTCAAATTTGAAAGTATTAACTCCGTTTGAGAAAGTAAAGATTAGAATGGTTGATGACCTGGAAGATAATGAAGAAGAAATGATAATTTCTACGAACAAACGCAATCCACAAATCTTTGATGTGTATCGTATCAATATAAATACTGGTAAAATAGAAATGATAGCTAAAAATCCAGGCAACATTTCATATTGGGTTACAGACCACGATGGTAAATTGCGTATTGCAATAGCTACCGATGGTGTAAACAAAAGTTTATTATACCGTCCTACGGAAAAAGAACCCTTTCAGGTTATTGAAAAAACCTCTTTCAAAGAAACTATTGCCCCACTATTTTTTACCTTTGATAATAAAAACCTTTATGTATCTTCTAATATTGGTCGGGATAAAGACGCTATTTATGAATATGATTTAGAGAATAAAAAACTGGGAAAATTGATATATGAAAATCCAGAAGTTGATGTCGGCAGATTAATGAAATCTCGTAAGCGTAAAAAAATTACCGGGGTTAATTATTATACAGATAAAGCTCAGGTGCATTTTTTGGATGATGAAAGAAAACAATTACATGATGATTTAGAGAAATTGCTACCTGAATATGAAGTTGCTACTTATGATTTTAGTAAAGATGAGATGAAATGTCTGATTGTTACTTATAGCGACCGTAAACGTTCTACTTACTATTATTACAATCGTGAAACAAAAGAACTGATGAAGCTTGCTGAAACGAGTCCATGGATAAATGAAGACGAAATGGCTGTAATGAAACCAATTACTTATAAGTCCCGTGATGGATTGACAATTAATGGTTATTTAACATTACCAAAAGGAGTAAAACCGAAGAATCTTCCTGTTGTAATAAATCCTCATGGTGGTCCCTGGGCACGAGACAGATGGGGATATAATCCGCAAGTCCAGTTTCTTGCAAATCGTGGATATGCTGTTTTACAGATGAATTTCCGCGGTTCTACAGGATATGGTCGTAAATTCTGGGAAGCAAGTTTCAAACAATGGGGCAAAACAATGCAGGATGATATTACAGATGGTGTAAACTGGCTGATAGAAAAGGGAATAGCTGACCCGAACCGAATTGGTATCTATGGAGGTTCTTATGGTGGATACGCTACTTTAGCAGGTCTAGCTTTTACTCCCGATTTGTATGCCTGCGGTGTAGATTATGTGGGAGTTTCTAATATATTTTCCTGGATGAAAGCATTTCCGCCATATATGAAACCTTATATTGAAATGATATATGAAATGGTAGGAGACCCTGAAAAAGATAAGGAATTATTAGAATCTGCATCCCCTCTTTTTCATGTAGATAAAATCAAGGCTCCTCTCCTTATTGCACAAGGAGCTAATGACCCAAGAGTTCCAAAAACCGAATCAGACCAAATAGTGGAAGCACTTGAAGAAAAGGGTATTGAAGTGTCTTATATGGTTAAAGATAATGAAGGACATGGATTTATGAATGAAGAAAACCGTTTTGATTTCTACAGAGCTATGGAAAAATTTCTGCATGGACATCTTGGCGGTAGAGTGGAGAAACAGAATTAA